The Blastocatellia bacterium genome contains the following window.
TGGGGAAGGGCAGCCCGAAGAGAATCGGCGCTCCCTCGCGCGGATGTTCGATGCGGATGCGCACGCGTGAGGAGGGGGGCAAAGATGATGGTGGGCGTCCTGGAACGGCCGAGCCCACGTGAGCCAGGAGAAGAATCATCGCGAGGAGTTCTCGCATCGTCGTCCTCTCCCGATCCATTTGTCCAATTGTCCAAGCGGAAGCGTTCCTCAGCGTCCTTCTCGCCCGGCGTAAAGCAAGTTCACGAAAAGGCGAATGGCGCCGGGCACGCCGGCGGGAAGTTGGCGGAAGAACGCATAGCCGGTGAAGAGGTATGTCCCCCGTCCGTAGCGAGCGCGCAGGAGTCCTCCCTGGAGGGGCGGCTCGCCCGGATCGTGCGAGGCCAGGAGCGGCGTGAACCGTTCATCCCATCGCTCCATGAAGTACAGGCCGCGCTCCTGCACCCAGCCCTGGAAATCGCGTTCGGTGATGCGATTCGGCCAGTGAAAGAGCCGATCCTCCGGCAGGAGGATCTCGACCGGAGCGTCTTCTACGCTCACGCGTCCGCGCCCGAGCGTCGCTGGATAAGGCGTGAAGTTCCCGCCGTTGAATATCGCGATGTCCTGGTTGTATTGCACGAGCAACGTCCCTCCGCGCTCGACGAAATCCAAAAGTCGTCGATTATGCTCGCGCACATCTTCTCGCACATCGTACGCTCGAATGCCCAGCACGATCACCTGAAAGCGACTCAGATCTTCGCGCGCGAGCTGTCCCGGAGCGAGGACTTCGACGGTCAATCCGAGCTGCGCGAGGACGCGCGGGATCTCATCGCCCGCGCCCATGATGTACCCGACGCGCAGGCCGGTCGAGGGCACGACGACGTCCACGACGTGGATGCGCACGCGCGCCGGTTGGAAGAAGGGGAACCACCCGATCTCGCGTCGCCCGACGAGCGTATAGCCCTCGGTGTACGATCGTCCCTGATACTCGGCGATGGCCGTCACGTCGTAGTGGCCTTCGCGCACATTCCCGGGCGTGATCTGGAACGTGACATTTTGCGTTTCTCCCTGGCGCGAGAAGCTCAAAGATTGCGCAGCAGGCTCGACGCGCCATCCCGACGGCGTCGCCAAGCGAAGCGTGACGCGGGCTTCGCCGGGCACGTGAGAGCGCACGCTCACGGTCACAGGGATCGTTTCGGGAGAAGACGCGCGCATCACGACCGATTCCGGATGGACCTGAACGGAGAGAGGGGGGCCGATCAAAAGGGGCCGATCCTCCTCGCCGTAAATCGGATCCACGGAGCGGGCGCGGACGACGGTGGCGATTTCACTACGCATTCCTTCGAGGGTGTAGTGCGCGCGAACGCGCACGGGCAGTGGTGGCAAAGGAAGCGTGGCATAATCCGGGACGTCGAGTCGGAGGATCGCCTCCCGATGCGGATCCTCGCGCCTCCAATACGGACGCGTCCAAGCAATGCGATCGAGATCCGGAGGGATCGTGATGCGGCATTGAAGGAAGGCACTCTCGTTAGAGCCGAGCGACTTCAGATCGCGTCGAAGCGTGACGACGGTGAAGCTCTTCGGAGCCTCGCACGCGAGGTCTTCGGCGATCACCGCGGCGCGGCCGCGATTCCACAATCGCGCCGTCACCGTGAACGTTTGCCCCGGAGAGACCGCGACGAAGGGTTCGCGGGAGCGCGCGAAGCCCATCGGCTCGTCCCCCCGATCCCCGGTCGTCGCTGACGCGTCTACGCGGGCTTCCATGACCAGACCGAGCGCCAGATTGATCGCGTGCGAGAGCTGCATCCGCTTCGTGCGCAAATGGAGCAGGAGATCTTCTCGCATCGCGGGCGACAACGGCGCGCGTTCGATGCGGGCGATGAGATCGGTGAGCACCGCGAGACCGCGCAGCAAGGGACGCGCCGCGCGCTCCGGATGTTCGAGGGACAGCGCCATCTGGGCTTCAGCGAGGTGTTGATCCACCTCGCGCAACATGGAGCGAAGGAACGGCAGCGCTCGCTCCTCCGCTCCCAGGCGAGCGGCTAACCCGGGCAGACTCGTGTCCAGACCATCGAAGAAATGCTCTTCCCGTTCTGCCGTTGGCACCCGCGAAGCAATGAGCCGATAGTGAACGTACCGATCTCCGGGGGGAACGATCACGCCGCCCACGCCTTGCGTGAGCTGAAGGCTCAAGCCCTTCATGGCCAGTTGCGCGTAGGATTGTCCGAGCGCCGGATCATAGGCCCCCGTGTTCAAACGCACAGTGTGCGCTTCATCGGCGCGCACGCTGACGTAGAGCTTCTTCGGCGACCACGGCGACAATCCTTCTCGAATATGCTCCGGGAAGCGTGTGGGGTCGCCTGCGACCTCAAACGCTTCGCGCGCGAGGATCCCCGCCACTTGATGGTTTCCGTGTCCATCGCGGGGGGCTCCGTGGAAGCGCGCCACCACGACATCAGGACGAAAGCTGCGGATCACGCGCACCAGATCGGCGAGGGCCGGCTCACCTCCATCCCATTTCCGAAGCGTCTCCTCCGCCGTTTTGGAGAAACCGAAATCGGCCACGCGCGTGAAACGCTGCCGGACGCCATAGTGGGCATCGGCCGCGAGCAACTCGAGGGTGCGCACGAGACCGAGCGCATCCAGTAACTCCGGCCCTATCTTGTTCTGTCCCCCTTCGCCGCGCGTGAGCGTCAGCAGCATCACTTCAGCGCCCAAGCCCCGTGCGACCAGCGTCAGCATCGCGCCATCCTCGTCATCCGGATGCGCCGTCACATGCAGCAGTCGCGCCGTCGTGCGCAACTTCCGCAGCGCCTGCACCAGTCCCGGCAGCCCGGAATCCACACTGGGCTTGGGGACAACCTCGGTCCACGACTCATCAGCTTCCCAGGTCGAAATCGGCTGTGGGGTTCCCCACCCTGCGCGCAGAGCCGCTCCGAACAGGAAGAGGAGAAGGAAACCGCAGCACGCGCGGAGACTCGCAGATCGTCGTGGCATAGGTCCTCTCGATGGATCACGAGATGAAAGACGAGGGGACGTCGGCGAGCGCTTTTCCGACATCCCCTCGGCTGCCTTCACGCGATCTCGTTCAGAAATTCAGCTTGAACCCGAGCTGCAACTGTCGCGATTCGAGCGCTCCCGCCCGCGGGAAGCGTGTGGGCAACGGTGAGACTAAGCTCCCGTCGGCGTTCACGGCCACCGTCGTCGTCAGGTCCGTGATGTTCGGATGATTGGTCAGATTGGTGAACTCCGCGAAGAACTCGACGTTGGCGCGCTCGCTCAAGCGCACAAAGCGGGAGTACCGCAGGTCCACGTTGAAGTTGTTCGGCCCATCCACCGTGTTGCGTCCGATGAAGAGCGGCCGATCCATCAAGATGCGGTCGTTGTTGAGATCGCGATTGGCGAAGATATTGAACGTGTCGCCGCTGTCGGCGCTCACGATGAGGCTCACCTGATTGTCGTTCAAGAGCGCATTCCAGAATCGGTTCTCCACGTTCACCTTGGGCGCCAGGACGCTGCTCACGTAGAAGATGTGACGGCGATCCGAGAGCGAATTGCCGCGATCGCGACGCCGATTGGTCGGGTCCGAGAGCTGCACGTTGCTGTCGAGCACGTTCACCTCGGGCGCATCGTCAATGGCGTGCGACCACGTGTAGGAAGCCGTGAATTGGTACCCGTTCGAGAATCGCTTGATGAGCTGCACGGTGACGCCGTTGTAGTTGGAGTTCCCCACGGACTCGTCCAGGAAGACGTTGTCGAATTCGGGGAAGAGCCGCGTCTGCGGATTCACGGCCGTGTCGAAGACGGGACGCCCGTCCGCGAGCGTTCGAATCGGGTTGATCGGGTTGATGTTCCGCCGCACAGGGATGCGCGTCCCCTTGGAGAAGACGTAGCTGAGGACGACGGACATGTCGTTGGTGAGCGCCCGCTCGATCTGCAGATTCGCATTGCCCGAGTACAGGTTCGCGAAGTCCGGAGCGACGGCGTTCACGCTCACGCGCGGCAGAGGGAATCCCGGCGGCAACTGCTCGAGCGTCTGCGGGAAGGCCGGGGCGAAGGGACTCGTCCCCGCGACCGAGATCTCGCGGAAGCGCGGATTGCCATTGTTCAGGATCGCCAGGCGGTAGAAGTCGAGCTTCGGGAAGTCGTAGTAGATGCCGGCGCTCGCGCGCACAACGGTCTTCCGCTCTCGTCCGATCCCGTAGGAGAGGCCCACGCGCGGAGCGAAGTTGTTCTTGTCCACGTTGAAGTCGCGCGAGATCGGAAGCGGAGAATTCCGATCCGCGTTCGGGACGTCGTACAGCTCATAGCGGACGCCATAGAGGAGCTTGAGGTTCTGCGTGACGCGCCAATCGTCTTGCCAGAACGCCGAGTAGAAGAACGCGCGCTCGCTGATCTCCGGATCCCCTAACCGCTGCCGGAAGGTCGTGTATCCTCTCGGGTTCACCCCTCTGACGGCGTTCAGATAGGCGTCGATGTTCGGGAAGACGTATTCGGCAAAGAGCGGTTCCCGTCGGAAATCGTCATAGGTCGTCATCGCGAATCCGAACTTGAAGGCGTGGTTCCCCCGGATGAACGTGAAGTTGTCCACGACGTCCACGCTCCTTTGACGGAAGCGCTGCCCATCGTCGGTCGGACCCCCAAACAGCGCTACGCCGGAGATCGTGATGGCCGGACCGCGCACGGCATTCTCCGGATTGGCCACGCGGAAGAAGCGTC
Protein-coding sequences here:
- a CDS encoding PIG-L family deacetylase; the protein is MPRRSASLRACCGFLLLFLFGAALRAGWGTPQPISTWEADESWTEVVPKPSVDSGLPGLVQALRKLRTTARLLHVTAHPDDEDGAMLTLVARGLGAEVMLLTLTRGEGGQNKIGPELLDALGLVRTLELLAADAHYGVRQRFTRVADFGFSKTAEETLRKWDGGEPALADLVRVIRSFRPDVVVARFHGAPRDGHGNHQVAGILAREAFEVAGDPTRFPEHIREGLSPWSPKKLYVSVRADEAHTVRLNTGAYDPALGQSYAQLAMKGLSLQLTQGVGGVIVPPGDRYVHYRLIASRVPTAEREEHFFDGLDTSLPGLAARLGAEERALPFLRSMLREVDQHLAEAQMALSLEHPERAARPLLRGLAVLTDLIARIERAPLSPAMREDLLLHLRTKRMQLSHAINLALGLVMEARVDASATTGDRGDEPMGFARSREPFVAVSPGQTFTVTARLWNRGRAAVIAEDLACEAPKSFTVVTLRRDLKSLGSNESAFLQCRITIPPDLDRIAWTRPYWRREDPHREAILRLDVPDYATLPLPPLPVRVRAHYTLEGMRSEIATVVRARSVDPIYGEEDRPLLIGPPLSVQVHPESVVMRASSPETIPVTVSVRSHVPGEARVTLRLATPSGWRVEPAAQSLSFSRQGETQNVTFQITPGNVREGHYDVTAIAEYQGRSYTEGYTLVGRREIGWFPFFQPARVRIHVVDVVVPSTGLRVGYIMGAGDEIPRVLAQLGLTVEVLAPGQLAREDLSRFQVIVLGIRAYDVREDVREHNRRLLDFVERGGTLLVQYNQDIAIFNGGNFTPYPATLGRGRVSVEDAPVEILLPEDRLFHWPNRITERDFQGWVQERGLYFMERWDERFTPLLASHDPGEPPLQGGLLRARYGRGTYLFTGYAFFRQLPAGVPGAIRLFVNLLYAGREGR
- a CDS encoding TonB-dependent receptor; this translates as MKNLLLATFLLIQAQATDGVIEGIVMDPSGAVVSGATVRIVNLDTGYARTLTTNERGFYRATLLPLGRYEVSVEATGFKRAVRSGITLTAGRTAVVDVTLEVGQIEQAVTVTADVPVADIGKIEQGNTISVQEVRNLPLVSRNIYNFMLLQPGVSARPNPEFGVPRKVNTNGFLDRINYQLDGNTNTQADRAGIRLMPISEVFVREIQVVNNGFAPEFGTTTGTVYNAITDSGTNELRGEAGYRFRRKSFSARPTLLAPTQPKPDFAADTVTVRLGGPIQRDRLHYFSAYEFTRRDIPRPITITPENAARIGLTPKQIGVVPASQRVNFFIVRSDYTISEQHRLMSRYNLFRNSSPNNIGGALSAGLLSLTRSTDFIDAADSVATQLTSTFSARAINEFRFQYARRRFFRVANPENAVRGPAITISGVALFGGPTDDGQRFRQRSVDVVDNFTFIRGNHAFKFGFAMTTYDDFRREPLFAEYVFPNIDAYLNAVRGVNPRGYTTFRQRLGDPEISERAFFYSAFWQDDWRVTQNLKLLYGVRYELYDVPNADRNSPLPISRDFNVDKNNFAPRVGLSYGIGRERKTVVRASAGIYYDFPKLDFYRLAILNNGNPRFREISVAGTSPFAPAFPQTLEQLPPGFPLPRVSVNAVAPDFANLYSGNANLQIERALTNDMSVVLSYVFSKGTRIPVRRNINPINPIRTLADGRPVFDTAVNPQTRLFPEFDNVFLDESVGNSNYNGVTVQLIKRFSNGYQFTASYTWSHAIDDAPEVNVLDSNVQLSDPTNRRRDRGNSLSDRRHIFYVSSVLAPKVNVENRFWNALLNDNQVSLIVSADSGDTFNIFANRDLNNDRILMDRPLFIGRNTVDGPNNFNVDLRYSRFVRLSERANVEFFAEFTNLTNHPNITDLTTTVAVNADGSLVSPLPTRFPRAGALESRQLQLGFKLNF